From Anolis carolinensis isolate JA03-04 unplaced genomic scaffold, rAnoCar3.1.pri scaffold_8, whole genome shotgun sequence, a single genomic window includes:
- the LOC100566713 gene encoding D(1) dopamine receptor-like: protein MDELYLEGEEREGGTADMANDSLNEEGQVEVDNSELSLRMVMASLLLLLILSTLLGNTLVCMAVVKFRHLRSKVTNFFVISLAVSDLFVAVLVMPWKAVAEVVGFWPFGVFCDIWVAFDIMCSTASILNLCIISMDRYWAISSPFRYERKMTQRVAFIMIGVAWMLSVLISFIPVQLRWHKASEILPAHDMDANFTWIPGENCDSSLNRTYAISSSLISFYIPVAIMIVTYTRIFLIAQRQIRRISSLERAVEHAQGCQSNECPHELSLKNSFKKETKVLKTLSVIMGVFVFCWLPFFVLNCMVPFCNHHLQKLGKLPCVSDAVFNIFVWFGWANSSLNPIIYAFNADFRKAFATILGCGHFCSSNTVETVNFSNELVSYHHDTTCQKDLVTLSYPHLLPHATSLQGEDNDNDHDFVFDKVSQTSCSNNAAVLSAIVHVEYETDASLEKTSP, encoded by the coding sequence ATGGATGAACTTTAcctggaaggagaagaaagagaaggtggCACAGCGGACATGGCTAATGACAGTCTCAATGAGGAAGGCCAAGTAGAGGTGGACAACTCAGAGTTGTCCCTACGGATGGTGATGGCCTCGTTGCTCCTGCTCCTCATCCTCTCCACTCTGCTGGGTAACACTCTTGTATGCATGGCAGTGGTCAAATTCAGGCACCTGCGCTCCAAAGTCACCAACTTCTTTGTCATCTCCCTGGCTGTTTCAGATCTCTTTGTGGCTGTGCTGGTGATGCCCTGGAAGGCGGTTGCTGAAGTGGTTGGTTTCTGGCCCTTTGGAGTCTTCTGTGATATCTGGGTGGCCTTTGACATCATGTGCTCCACTGCATCGATCCTCAACCTTTGCATTATCAGCATGGACCGCTACTGGGCCATCTCCAGCCCATTTCGCTATGAACGAAAGATGACCCAGCGGGTGGCTTTTATCATGATCGGGGTGGCTTGGATGCTCTCAGTCTTGATTTCCTTTATCCCTGTCCAGCTGAGATGGCACAAAGCCAGTGAGATTCTTCCTGCTCATGACATGGATGCCAACTTCACCTGGATCCCAGGAGAAAACTGTGATTCCAGCCTCAATAGGACCTATGCGATCTCATCCTCCCTCATCAGCTTCTACATTCCTGTTGCTATCATGATAGTGACATATACCAGGATCTTTCTCATTGCCCAGCGACAGATACGGAGGATCTCTTCTCTAGAGAGGGCAGTAGAGCATGCCCAGGGCTGCCAAAGTAATGAATGTCCCCATGAACTCTCCTTGAAGAACTCCTTCAAAAAAGAAACCAAGGTCCTCAAGACCCTCTCTGTCATCATGGGGGTCTTTGTCTTCTGCTGGCTTCCTTTCTTTGTGCTGAACTGCATGGTACCCTTTTGCAACCACCATTTGCAGAAGCTTGGCAAACTGCCCTGTGTCAGTGACGCTGTTTTCAACATCTTTGTCTGGTTTGGATGGGCCAACTCCTCCCTCAACCCTATCATCTATGCCTTCAATGCTgatttccggaaagcctttgctACCATCTTGGGCTGTGGCCATTTCTGCTCCAGTAACACTGTGGAGACCGTGAACTTCAGCAATGAGCTGGTTTCATACCATCATGACACGACGTGCCAGAAAGACCTGGTGACCCTGAGCTACCCTCACCTTCTCCCTCACGCCACCAGCCTCCAAGGAGAGGACAATGACAATGACCATGACTTTGTGTTTGACAAGGTCTCCCAAACCTCATGTAGTAACAACGCGGCTGTCTTGTCGGCCATTGTGCATGTAGAGTATGAGACAGACGCATCGCTTGAGAAGACTAGTCCCTAA